A single genomic interval of Sceloporus undulatus isolate JIND9_A2432 ecotype Alabama chromosome 2, SceUnd_v1.1, whole genome shotgun sequence harbors:
- the TXNDC15 gene encoding thioredoxin domain-containing protein 15 isoform X3: MRPRWPLWGSALLLGGLLAVAAETDEATDLLSEKLSETTPAFLPESSHVHARQDGPKEPIQYRTAEIADAMMGNSMPAGQSVELSVIPAKIKEGYVSKMDTGTCDAAVDGECSAQEVVSSLSQPGSHAQETLIEQPVVLEAVHPISAEDSNSTDSMKTPKVSCEERNITGMTNFTLQILNISQDLMEFLNPNGSDCTLVLFYTPWCRFSANLAPHFNSLPRAFPTLHFLALDASQHSSLSTRFGTVAVPNILLFQGAKPMARFNHTDRTLETLKAFIFNQTGIEPKADVTVTEEDQAGPLPSTLSRGVDWLLLFSLLFLISFIMYATIRTESIRWLIPGQDQEHQE, translated from the exons ATGAGGCCCCGGTGGCCCCTCTGGGGGTCTGCCCTGCTGCTGGGGGGGCTCCTGGCCG TAGCAGCTGAAACAGATGAAGCTACTGACTTGCTGTCTGAAAAGTTAAGCGAAACAACTCCAGCGTTCCTCCCAGAAAGCAGTCATGTGCATGCAAGGCAAGATGGGCCTAAAGAACCAATACAGTACAGGACGGCAGAGATTGCTGACGCTATGATGGGTAACAGCATGCCAGCAGGTCAATCAGTGGAACTTTCCGTTATTCCAGCGAAGATAAAGGAAGGGTATGTCTCTAAGATGGACACTGGCACCTGTGATGCAGCAGTCGATGGTGAATGCAGCGCACAAGAAGTTGTTTCATCTTTATCTCAGCCAGGATCTCATGCTCAGGAGACACTAATAGAACAACCTGTAGTTCTGGAAGCAGTGCATCCTATATCAGCAGAGGACTCTAATAGTACAGACAGTATGAAAACTCCAAAAGTTAGCTGTGAAGAAAGAAACATTACAGGAATGACAAATTTCACATTACAAATCTTGAATATTTCCCAA GATTTAATGGAGTTCTTAAATCCAAATGGCAGTGACTGTACCTTAGTCTTGTTCTATACCCCTTGGTGCCGTTTCTCTGCAAATCTAGCTCCTCATTTTAATTCCTTGCCGCGAGCATTCCCAACTCTTCATTTCCTGGCCTTGGATGCTTCTCAACACAGCAG TTTGTCAACCAGATTTGGAACCGTGGCTGTTCCCAACATCCTCCTTTTTCAAGGAGCTAAACCCATGGCAAGATTTAATCATACAGATCGAACCTTGGAAACACTGAAGGCTttcatttttaatcagacag GAATAGAACCCAAGGCTGATGTGACAGTCACTGAAGAAGATCAGGCTGGTCCCTTGCCCAGCACACTGAGTAGAGGAGTAGACtggcttcttttattttctttattgtttCTTATCAGTTTCATCATGTATGCTACCATTCGTACTGAAAGTATTCGGTGGTTAATACCTGGTCAAGATCAGGAGCATCAGGAATGA
- the TXNDC15 gene encoding thioredoxin domain-containing protein 15 isoform X4: protein MRPRWPLWGSALLLGGLLAAAETDEATDLLSEKLSETTPAFLPESSHVHARQDGPKEPIQYRTAEIADAMMGNSMPAGQSVELSVIPAKIKEGYVSKMDTGTCDAAVDGECSAQEVVSSLSQPGSHAQETLIEQPVVLEAVHPISAEDSNSTDSMKTPKVSCEERNITGMTNFTLQILNISQDLMEFLNPNGSDCTLVLFYTPWCRFSANLAPHFNSLPRAFPTLHFLALDASQHSSLSTRFGTVAVPNILLFQGAKPMARFNHTDRTLETLKAFIFNQTGIEPKADVTVTEEDQAGPLPSTLSRGVDWLLLFSLLFLISFIMYATIRTESIRWLIPGQDQEHQE from the exons ATGAGGCCCCGGTGGCCCCTCTGGGGGTCTGCCCTGCTGCTGGGGGGGCTCCTGGCCG CAGCTGAAACAGATGAAGCTACTGACTTGCTGTCTGAAAAGTTAAGCGAAACAACTCCAGCGTTCCTCCCAGAAAGCAGTCATGTGCATGCAAGGCAAGATGGGCCTAAAGAACCAATACAGTACAGGACGGCAGAGATTGCTGACGCTATGATGGGTAACAGCATGCCAGCAGGTCAATCAGTGGAACTTTCCGTTATTCCAGCGAAGATAAAGGAAGGGTATGTCTCTAAGATGGACACTGGCACCTGTGATGCAGCAGTCGATGGTGAATGCAGCGCACAAGAAGTTGTTTCATCTTTATCTCAGCCAGGATCTCATGCTCAGGAGACACTAATAGAACAACCTGTAGTTCTGGAAGCAGTGCATCCTATATCAGCAGAGGACTCTAATAGTACAGACAGTATGAAAACTCCAAAAGTTAGCTGTGAAGAAAGAAACATTACAGGAATGACAAATTTCACATTACAAATCTTGAATATTTCCCAA GATTTAATGGAGTTCTTAAATCCAAATGGCAGTGACTGTACCTTAGTCTTGTTCTATACCCCTTGGTGCCGTTTCTCTGCAAATCTAGCTCCTCATTTTAATTCCTTGCCGCGAGCATTCCCAACTCTTCATTTCCTGGCCTTGGATGCTTCTCAACACAGCAG TTTGTCAACCAGATTTGGAACCGTGGCTGTTCCCAACATCCTCCTTTTTCAAGGAGCTAAACCCATGGCAAGATTTAATCATACAGATCGAACCTTGGAAACACTGAAGGCTttcatttttaatcagacag GAATAGAACCCAAGGCTGATGTGACAGTCACTGAAGAAGATCAGGCTGGTCCCTTGCCCAGCACACTGAGTAGAGGAGTAGACtggcttcttttattttctttattgtttCTTATCAGTTTCATCATGTATGCTACCATTCGTACTGAAAGTATTCGGTGGTTAATACCTGGTCAAGATCAGGAGCATCAGGAATGA
- the TXNDC15 gene encoding thioredoxin domain-containing protein 15 isoform X5, whose translation MMGNSMPAGQSVELSVIPAKIKEGYVSKMDTGTCDAAVDGECSAQEVVSSLSQPGSHAQETLIEQPVVLEAVHPISAEDSNSTDSMKTPKVSCEERNITGMTNFTLQILNISQDLMEFLNPNGSDCTLVLFYTPWCRFSANLAPHFNSLPRAFPTLHFLALDASQHSSLSTRFGTVAVPNILLFQGAKPMARFNHTDRTLETLKAFIFNQTGIEPKADVTVTEEDQAGPLPSTLSRGVDWLLLFSLLFLISFIMYATIRTESIRWLIPGQDQEHQE comes from the exons ATGATGGGTAACAGCATGCCAGCAGGTCAATCAGTGGAACTTTCCGTTATTCCAGCGAAGATAAAGGAAGGGTATGTCTCTAAGATGGACACTGGCACCTGTGATGCAGCAGTCGATGGTGAATGCAGCGCACAAGAAGTTGTTTCATCTTTATCTCAGCCAGGATCTCATGCTCAGGAGACACTAATAGAACAACCTGTAGTTCTGGAAGCAGTGCATCCTATATCAGCAGAGGACTCTAATAGTACAGACAGTATGAAAACTCCAAAAGTTAGCTGTGAAGAAAGAAACATTACAGGAATGACAAATTTCACATTACAAATCTTGAATATTTCCCAA GATTTAATGGAGTTCTTAAATCCAAATGGCAGTGACTGTACCTTAGTCTTGTTCTATACCCCTTGGTGCCGTTTCTCTGCAAATCTAGCTCCTCATTTTAATTCCTTGCCGCGAGCATTCCCAACTCTTCATTTCCTGGCCTTGGATGCTTCTCAACACAGCAG TTTGTCAACCAGATTTGGAACCGTGGCTGTTCCCAACATCCTCCTTTTTCAAGGAGCTAAACCCATGGCAAGATTTAATCATACAGATCGAACCTTGGAAACACTGAAGGCTttcatttttaatcagacag GAATAGAACCCAAGGCTGATGTGACAGTCACTGAAGAAGATCAGGCTGGTCCCTTGCCCAGCACACTGAGTAGAGGAGTAGACtggcttcttttattttctttattgtttCTTATCAGTTTCATCATGTATGCTACCATTCGTACTGAAAGTATTCGGTGGTTAATACCTGGTCAAGATCAGGAGCATCAGGAATGA
- the TXNDC15 gene encoding thioredoxin domain-containing protein 15 isoform X2 — protein MKRRNSQVRLLQNKSLTDLEESPKATQPCRNSQSEYPQQTSKEEAPPLSESAYCTFEQLPNTAETDEATDLLSEKLSETTPAFLPESSHVHARQDGPKEPIQYRTAEIADAMMGNSMPAGQSVELSVIPAKIKEGYVSKMDTGTCDAAVDGECSAQEVVSSLSQPGSHAQETLIEQPVVLEAVHPISAEDSNSTDSMKTPKVSCEERNITGMTNFTLQILNISQDLMEFLNPNGSDCTLVLFYTPWCRFSANLAPHFNSLPRAFPTLHFLALDASQHSSLSTRFGTVAVPNILLFQGAKPMARFNHTDRTLETLKAFIFNQTGIEPKADVTVTEEDQAGPLPSTLSRGVDWLLLFSLLFLISFIMYATIRTESIRWLIPGQDQEHQE, from the exons ATGAAAAGACGAAACAGTCAAGTCAGGCTTCTGCAGAACAAGAGCCTCACTGACTTGGAAGAGAGCCCAAAGGCcacccagccatgcaggaactcacaatcagagtACCCCCaacagacctccaaagaagaggctCCGCCACTCTCTGAGTCGGCATATTGCACCTTTGAACAACTTCCTAAta CAGCTGAAACAGATGAAGCTACTGACTTGCTGTCTGAAAAGTTAAGCGAAACAACTCCAGCGTTCCTCCCAGAAAGCAGTCATGTGCATGCAAGGCAAGATGGGCCTAAAGAACCAATACAGTACAGGACGGCAGAGATTGCTGACGCTATGATGGGTAACAGCATGCCAGCAGGTCAATCAGTGGAACTTTCCGTTATTCCAGCGAAGATAAAGGAAGGGTATGTCTCTAAGATGGACACTGGCACCTGTGATGCAGCAGTCGATGGTGAATGCAGCGCACAAGAAGTTGTTTCATCTTTATCTCAGCCAGGATCTCATGCTCAGGAGACACTAATAGAACAACCTGTAGTTCTGGAAGCAGTGCATCCTATATCAGCAGAGGACTCTAATAGTACAGACAGTATGAAAACTCCAAAAGTTAGCTGTGAAGAAAGAAACATTACAGGAATGACAAATTTCACATTACAAATCTTGAATATTTCCCAA GATTTAATGGAGTTCTTAAATCCAAATGGCAGTGACTGTACCTTAGTCTTGTTCTATACCCCTTGGTGCCGTTTCTCTGCAAATCTAGCTCCTCATTTTAATTCCTTGCCGCGAGCATTCCCAACTCTTCATTTCCTGGCCTTGGATGCTTCTCAACACAGCAG TTTGTCAACCAGATTTGGAACCGTGGCTGTTCCCAACATCCTCCTTTTTCAAGGAGCTAAACCCATGGCAAGATTTAATCATACAGATCGAACCTTGGAAACACTGAAGGCTttcatttttaatcagacag GAATAGAACCCAAGGCTGATGTGACAGTCACTGAAGAAGATCAGGCTGGTCCCTTGCCCAGCACACTGAGTAGAGGAGTAGACtggcttcttttattttctttattgtttCTTATCAGTTTCATCATGTATGCTACCATTCGTACTGAAAGTATTCGGTGGTTAATACCTGGTCAAGATCAGGAGCATCAGGAATGA
- the TXNDC15 gene encoding thioredoxin domain-containing protein 15 isoform X1 — translation MKRRNSQVRLLQNKSLTDLEESPKATQPCRNSQSEYPQQTSKEEAPPLSESAYCTFEQLPNIAAETDEATDLLSEKLSETTPAFLPESSHVHARQDGPKEPIQYRTAEIADAMMGNSMPAGQSVELSVIPAKIKEGYVSKMDTGTCDAAVDGECSAQEVVSSLSQPGSHAQETLIEQPVVLEAVHPISAEDSNSTDSMKTPKVSCEERNITGMTNFTLQILNISQDLMEFLNPNGSDCTLVLFYTPWCRFSANLAPHFNSLPRAFPTLHFLALDASQHSSLSTRFGTVAVPNILLFQGAKPMARFNHTDRTLETLKAFIFNQTGIEPKADVTVTEEDQAGPLPSTLSRGVDWLLLFSLLFLISFIMYATIRTESIRWLIPGQDQEHQE, via the exons ATGAAAAGACGAAACAGTCAAGTCAGGCTTCTGCAGAACAAGAGCCTCACTGACTTGGAAGAGAGCCCAAAGGCcacccagccatgcaggaactcacaatcagagtACCCCCaacagacctccaaagaagaggctCCGCCACTCTCTGAGTCGGCATATTGCACCTTTGAACAACTTCCTAAta TAGCAGCTGAAACAGATGAAGCTACTGACTTGCTGTCTGAAAAGTTAAGCGAAACAACTCCAGCGTTCCTCCCAGAAAGCAGTCATGTGCATGCAAGGCAAGATGGGCCTAAAGAACCAATACAGTACAGGACGGCAGAGATTGCTGACGCTATGATGGGTAACAGCATGCCAGCAGGTCAATCAGTGGAACTTTCCGTTATTCCAGCGAAGATAAAGGAAGGGTATGTCTCTAAGATGGACACTGGCACCTGTGATGCAGCAGTCGATGGTGAATGCAGCGCACAAGAAGTTGTTTCATCTTTATCTCAGCCAGGATCTCATGCTCAGGAGACACTAATAGAACAACCTGTAGTTCTGGAAGCAGTGCATCCTATATCAGCAGAGGACTCTAATAGTACAGACAGTATGAAAACTCCAAAAGTTAGCTGTGAAGAAAGAAACATTACAGGAATGACAAATTTCACATTACAAATCTTGAATATTTCCCAA GATTTAATGGAGTTCTTAAATCCAAATGGCAGTGACTGTACCTTAGTCTTGTTCTATACCCCTTGGTGCCGTTTCTCTGCAAATCTAGCTCCTCATTTTAATTCCTTGCCGCGAGCATTCCCAACTCTTCATTTCCTGGCCTTGGATGCTTCTCAACACAGCAG TTTGTCAACCAGATTTGGAACCGTGGCTGTTCCCAACATCCTCCTTTTTCAAGGAGCTAAACCCATGGCAAGATTTAATCATACAGATCGAACCTTGGAAACACTGAAGGCTttcatttttaatcagacag GAATAGAACCCAAGGCTGATGTGACAGTCACTGAAGAAGATCAGGCTGGTCCCTTGCCCAGCACACTGAGTAGAGGAGTAGACtggcttcttttattttctttattgtttCTTATCAGTTTCATCATGTATGCTACCATTCGTACTGAAAGTATTCGGTGGTTAATACCTGGTCAAGATCAGGAGCATCAGGAATGA